CTTGCCAAATCCTGGGGAGGAGCTACTGGATAGAAAATCCAGAACGCACCAGATATGACCTGCAGTTTGTTAAGAGAAGAAGTCTCAAGGGTTATTCTTTAGTAGTCTTAGAAGCCCTGGAGAAccttccaaatatattttttataattttattgattttatttattttctggctgtgctaagtctttgttgctgcatgggcttttctctagtggtgagtgcgggctactctctagttatgacgggagggcttctcattgtagtggtttttcttgttgccgagcacaggctcaatattgTGGCGCAAGGGCTTactctgaggtatgtgggatcttcccagaccaggagtggagtccgtgcctcctgcattggcaggcagattctttaccactgagccaccagggaagccctcaaacattttttttttttttttgccctcaaacatttttaaagatggaTGTCTCGACCAAGTGTCTTCCTCCCTTAACCAACACGTTTCCCTAACATTCTGTTGCCCTGAATATGCACATCAGGAAAACATCATTCTTCTTTAGTtaaattattgttaaaaatacTTCAATGAGCATTAACATGTATTTAtgttaacaatatattttaaaattattttctgagtatGCTGCACAGTGAAACCACTGAGAGAAAACCTTAAGGAGCCTAAAAGGAAAAgtcattatattcttttttaaaaaatttattggagtgcagttgatttacagtgttgtgttagtttactATATTTCCTTTTGGTAGTAAATGTTTCTCACTTCTTTCTGAAAAATGTGATATTATATTTCCCCTTTATCAAGAGGCCTTTCCTTTTCCATTAATTGATTCTTTTCTCCCATGATATTATTCTACCCTTCAACTATCATTCTGGGGGTActtgaaaactttttttaaaggtcagatttattttttcctttaaaaaaattttctggcCCCTCCacatggcatgggggatcttagtcccctgatcagggactgaacctctctccctgcagtggaagtgcagaatcttaaccactggaccaccagagaagccccaacttGAGAATTTTTAACATACCTCTAGAAGTTACGCTGAATTTTCGATCAGAAAAACTGCTCCTTCGGATTAAAGGTTCACTCATTTTTTCCAGGAATAATTTAATGGTCTCCTTCTTTTCTGGACTTGTACTTGACAAATTTAGAACTTTTCCATTCACTTTTACAGTGGAATTGCTGAGCCCAAACCAATAGAAGAAATCAAACAATGCATCGGCTTTGAATTCATACGCAAAGCTCAAATCTTCTCCGTTAACAACCTTGTTTCCTGGAGGGAAAAAATTCTTTACTACTTCTTGAAAATcaaactgaaagagaaagaagcatttAATTAATTACATGGATATAACTATAACATTATATTATAGACATACATTACCATAGTTATATTATAGAATTAACAGCTGTCCAAATGTCCAAAATATCACaccctttatttctctttctgacataattttaaataggtgtctttatttaaaaacaaacaaacaaatctttaCCTTTGCATAAGTTCCATCAAGTTCAAGGTAAAAACCTTGAACTGCTTGGTCAAACTGATATTTATTCTTACCCCATTTCTCAGAAGTTGCTAGAAACTAAGTTCACCTTATTGGTAGTGATAATGCAGCAATAGAAAATGTCAGTCTGGATTCAGTTAAGTGAGAGTTAAGCTTTAGGGACTCCATCCTGGCTTGCAATGTCCAGACCCCCTTCTGTGTTGGCAGCCGTGGATTAACACAGGCCAACTCACCTGGAGCCGGTAGCTTTCTCCAATCACTGAGGAAATGACCATGTCCATCCCCTGCTCTATCTGTCTTCTTATCTTGGGGTGCCTTGTGTTCACAAGAAACGCGTATGTCCTTTCTAGAAATGAGGAAGCACAAGTCAAAAACAAGGGCGCACTTGTGACCTAGACCTACTTCTTAGAGAATTGTTGGCTTTCCGGTCACCAGCAAGCCAAATGACATCAAGGGCTCAGATGCGCTAACAAGCATTCCTTGTTACACTGTGATCTGTTCCTGGCCTCTCCTGCAGAGAAGGGCATCTTGACTTTGAATTATGAAGTGAGCAGGGGATCTGAATGACTCCGAACAAGATGAGCAGAGAATCAGCTCTAAGAATCTGAATGAGGAAGGGCGTGTTTGAGGAAGTCTCTTTGGAATTTGTAGGCCCATTCTTACTCTCTTGGactcatttttaaataagaacattTTAGAAGTAAGTTTAAGAAATTCTAACGCTTTCACAGAACTTATGCTCGTGACTCTCCACATACTACTTTGAGCAGGAGGAAGACGGGCAAATGGAGATATTTTTATATAGGAATTTGAGTTAATTTAGTCGCTATCAGTTTGATTTCCTGGAAGAAACAATAAAGGGATATCTTTGAAATTTGAAGGCCACAGCATGAAACATGAAAGCATCTacaagcatttttattttctttaaaattaagtttattttagaataattgcTTAatagtgttatgttagtttctattgtacagcagaGTCAGTCAACTACACgtatatatatctcccctcttttttggatttccttcccatttaggccaccacagagcactgagtagaattccctgagctatacagtaggttctcattagttatctattttatatataatatcaatagtatatatacatccatcccaatctcccaattcatgccACCCCCCCTTTCCCCCCTTGGTGTCCAGACCAAGCTTTgcaaataacatttatttcctttatcccagttttctcatctgtgagagacagagagagaaaactagGATTCTCATctgtaagaacccacctgcaatgcggaagacctggcttcaatccctgggttgggaagatcccctggagaagggaaaggctacccactccagcatcctgtcctggagaattccatggactgtatagtccatggagtcgcaaagagtcggacatgactgaagtgacttagcggcagcagcagcagagtgactttcactatcactatctcatctataaaatgggggtggTATAAGTACCACATAGGCAGGATGACCAGGCATCCTAGTTATGCCTGAGTCAGTTCTAGTTTATACCTTTGTCCCAGCATAATTATTACAATTCCTGTTTTCAGGTTCAAAAATGTTCTCCTTTGGATGACATGCCCCACAGGGTTTTTGCCCAATTATTGACATTAGCTCATTCCTCACAGGAGTATTTGATACGGGGtgggcatcccactccagtacttttgcctggaaaatcccatggatggagaagcctggtaggctgcagtccatggggttgctagagttggacaccactgagcgacttcactttcacttttcactttcatgcactggagaaggaaatggcaacccactccagtgttcttgccgggagaatcccagggacgggggagcctagtgggctgccgtccatggggtcgcacagagtcggacacgactgaagtgacttagcagcagcagcagacagtatgatacatcatcatcatcatcactccAGTCATTTTTGCAACCCCTTCAGGCTCAGAGATCACTTCCTGCCAAGACAGGAAGTACAAAAGAAAACTCAGAGACAGATGGCTTCTGCCGCAGGGTCATTTAGAGGTATGCTCTGCAGGCCTCCGCTGATGGCCTAACCCATCTAGCTTCCAGCCTTGCACAAGCTGACACCCTCTCTGCTTTCTCCACGTCCAACTTCTGCCTCATcaacaggccacagtccacagccCAGAAAGGCAGAACCAAACCCAAACTTTATACACCTACCTTTCAAGGAGTCTTTTTTGGTCTGTACATGAACAAAGAAGAGCATTGGTTTGCTCAATATAGTTTCCCTGTAGTCTTTATAATCGCAGTAGTTGGTCAGTTCCACATATCTGTGAAAAAAGCAGAGATGATTACAAATGCTATGTAGCCTTCCACTGAAGTCAGGACAGGCATGTACTGGACACGCGTCTGCTATATCCACAGACCCTCCAAGGGAAGTCCTCTAAAATGTATTCTTGGGGAGGCAGTCATATCTTATATCAAATAAGTAATTCCCCCTCCCCTGGTTGACAGACAGATCAACATGCCACCCAAAggtggcctggggctgggggagcctggcaCCAGCATTCAGCTCTCAGGGGCAGCCTTTACCAAATGATGACCACTACCATCTTTTTGGGCTGTAagacagcagtgtgtgtgtgtgtgtgtgtgtgtgtgtgtgtgtgcacgcgtgcccactcagtcgtgtctgaatctctgtgaccccatggattgtagcccactaggctcctctacctgtgggatttttctaggcaa
This genomic window from Bos indicus x Bos taurus breed Angus x Brahman F1 hybrid chromosome 12, Bos_hybrid_MaternalHap_v2.0, whole genome shotgun sequence contains:
- the MEDAG gene encoding mesenteric estrogen-dependent adipogenesis protein, translating into MAGLESAPAARPSLTSISSGELRSLWTCDCELALLPLGQLLRLQPGAFQLRGDQLVVPAPAEPASARGGFNVFGDGFVRLDGQLYRLSSYMRRYVELTNYCDYKDYRETILSKPMLFFVHVQTKKDSLKERTYAFLVNTRHPKIRRQIEQGMDMVISSVIGESYRLQFDFQEVVKNFFPPGNKVVNGEDLSFAYEFKADALFDFFYWFGLSNSTVKVNGKVLNLSSTSPEKKETIKLFLEKMSEPLIRRSSFSDRKFSVTSRGSIDEVFNCNLSPRSSLMEPLVAELPFPCVLESEETPNPFI